One stretch of Brevibacillus laterosporus DNA includes these proteins:
- a CDS encoding metalloendopeptidase, whose translation MKKNNLILTVLATSMLAWGLSPAPAGYASKKSLQTINRELEQIRSEKKKQQNQVNNIKSQINTVRSEQKNLDHELFSIDLKREETQQKLDKLDKDINVTAKKAVVAQEDLDSAVDRVAKRDDLLKTRVKAMYKRGKVSYLDVLMGSSDFGDLLTRMHGMKLIVEQDNRILEENKKDKQTIEKRKKDVDNLLASYKNMFSKSEDLKEELDRQYNRSVVVKAELKKKESTLLEIEAEAQEEMRAMIQAESAKLLEKSNLSSVSNYTGGKLGVPLDSFVLTSSFGYRADPFTGKTAGHDGLDMAAPRGTTIKAAEDGIVIVAGTMRGYGNAVVIQHNNEISTLYGHIREGGIMVRLGQAVKRGEKIAEVGSTGRSTGNHLHFTVYKNNRPVDPAPYIR comes from the coding sequence ATGAAAAAGAATAACCTCATTCTTACTGTTTTAGCGACCAGTATGCTGGCATGGGGATTATCGCCTGCTCCTGCGGGGTATGCCAGCAAGAAATCTTTACAAACGATTAATCGTGAGCTAGAACAAATCAGATCAGAGAAAAAGAAACAACAAAATCAGGTCAATAATATTAAGAGTCAAATTAATACAGTGAGAAGCGAGCAGAAAAATTTAGATCATGAGTTATTCTCCATCGATCTGAAGCGGGAAGAAACACAACAAAAGCTGGACAAGCTGGATAAAGATATCAACGTGACCGCTAAGAAAGCAGTGGTAGCACAGGAAGACTTAGATTCTGCTGTAGATCGGGTGGCAAAGCGTGATGATTTATTAAAGACACGTGTCAAAGCGATGTATAAGCGAGGGAAAGTATCCTATCTGGACGTTTTGATGGGTTCTTCTGATTTTGGTGATTTGTTAACACGTATGCATGGAATGAAGTTAATCGTGGAACAGGATAACCGTATTTTGGAAGAGAACAAAAAGGATAAACAAACCATTGAAAAACGGAAGAAAGACGTGGATAATTTACTTGCTTCCTATAAAAATATGTTTTCAAAAAGCGAAGATTTAAAAGAGGAACTGGATCGACAATATAATCGCAGTGTCGTCGTTAAAGCAGAACTTAAGAAGAAAGAATCGACTCTCTTGGAAATCGAAGCGGAAGCACAGGAAGAAATGAGAGCGATGATTCAAGCAGAATCTGCTAAACTATTAGAAAAGAGCAACTTAAGCAGTGTAAGTAATTACACAGGTGGAAAATTGGGAGTTCCGCTTGATTCGTTTGTTCTTACTTCCTCGTTTGGTTATCGAGCAGATCCATTCACAGGTAAAACCGCGGGACACGATGGATTAGACATGGCGGCGCCGAGAGGAACAACGATTAAAGCGGCCGAAGATGGCATCGTTATTGTTGCTGGAACCATGCGTGGATATGGTAATGCAGTCGTTATTCAGCACAATAATGAAATCAGTACGTTATATGGACATATTCGTGAGGGCGGAATTATGGTTAGGCTTGGTCAGGCGGTAAAACGTGGTGAAAAGATTGCAGAAGTAGGCTCCACTGGACGTTCAACTGGTAACCATTTGCATTTCACTGTGTACAAAAATAACCGACCGGTTGATCCAGCACCTTACATCCGCTAG
- a CDS encoding ABC transporter permease, whose protein sequence is MKISTYGRHVREGVKNLGRNGWMTFASVSAVTITLLILGVFLLLALNVNHMAKLVENQVEIRVFMDVTSDKAVAENLQKQVKVLPAVDTVTYVPKDQGLKDLREQLGENGKLLDGLEKENPLPDTLVVKTKEPKDVDFVAQQVKEMEHIEDVDYGADTVNNLFVATNIMRNVGIFFIIGLAFTAMFLIANTIKLTIVARRREIEIMKLVGATNWFIRWPFFVEGLFMGVMGAIIPITILSIGYYYLLQEIHASMYSSMLPLLPMDPFAYQVGLLLMGIGAFIGIWGSMLSVRKFLKV, encoded by the coding sequence ATGAAGATTAGTACATATGGTCGCCATGTGCGTGAAGGGGTAAAGAATCTGGGGCGGAATGGTTGGATGACTTTTGCTTCGGTCAGTGCCGTAACCATTACTTTATTGATATTAGGTGTATTCTTATTACTCGCTTTAAACGTAAACCACATGGCAAAATTGGTTGAAAATCAAGTTGAAATACGTGTATTCATGGATGTTACTTCTGATAAAGCGGTAGCAGAGAACTTACAAAAACAAGTGAAGGTACTACCTGCTGTAGATACCGTTACATATGTTCCTAAAGATCAGGGGTTAAAGGATTTACGGGAACAACTAGGTGAGAATGGCAAGCTTCTGGATGGCTTGGAAAAAGAAAACCCACTACCAGATACACTGGTTGTTAAAACCAAAGAACCAAAAGATGTAGATTTTGTCGCTCAACAAGTCAAAGAGATGGAACATATTGAAGATGTCGACTATGGGGCAGATACGGTCAACAATTTGTTTGTTGCTACCAATATTATGCGCAACGTGGGGATTTTCTTTATTATTGGGTTAGCTTTCACAGCAATGTTCCTCATTGCTAATACCATTAAATTAACGATTGTTGCACGTCGTCGCGAAATTGAGATTATGAAGTTAGTTGGAGCAACCAACTGGTTTATTCGTTGGCCTTTCTTTGTTGAAGGTCTGTTTATGGGTGTGATGGGAGCGATTATTCCTATTACCATACTTTCAATAGGTTACTACTATCTGTTGCAAGAAATACATGCCAGTATGTATAGCTCGATGCTTCCGTTATTGCCAATGGACCCGTTTGCTTATCAGGTAGGATTGCTGTTGATGGGAATTGGTGCCTTCATTGGAATTTGGGGAAGTATGCTTTCCGTTCGCAAATTCTTGAAAGTGTAA
- the ftsE gene encoding cell division ATP-binding protein FtsE has translation MIEMYDVWKTYPNGTNALKGINVKIDKGEFVYVVGPSGAGKSTFIKLMYREERPTKGQIFLNGFNVSRIKEKQIPNVRRSIGVVFQDFKLLPTLTVFENVAFAMEVIEANKKAIKPRVLDVLGLVKLKHKAKMLPGELSGGEQQRVALARAIVNNPSIIIADEPTGNLDPETSWDIMRLFEEINQRGTTVVMATHNREIVNTIRRRVIAIEAGEIARDEQRGEYGYED, from the coding sequence ATGATCGAGATGTATGATGTCTGGAAAACATATCCCAATGGCACTAATGCGCTAAAGGGGATTAATGTAAAAATTGATAAGGGTGAATTTGTCTATGTTGTAGGACCGAGTGGTGCAGGTAAATCTACCTTTATTAAATTAATGTATCGCGAAGAGCGGCCGACAAAAGGGCAAATCTTTTTAAACGGATTTAATGTAAGTCGTATTAAAGAGAAACAGATACCAAATGTGCGCCGAAGTATCGGTGTTGTTTTTCAGGATTTTAAACTATTGCCAACTTTAACGGTATTTGAAAATGTTGCATTTGCGATGGAAGTAATAGAGGCGAATAAGAAAGCTATCAAGCCTCGCGTTCTAGATGTGCTTGGTCTTGTGAAATTAAAGCATAAAGCAAAAATGCTACCAGGAGAATTATCGGGTGGGGAGCAACAACGTGTGGCATTGGCGCGGGCTATCGTTAACAATCCAAGTATTATTATTGCGGACGAGCCTACTGGTAACCTTGATCCCGAGACCTCTTGGGATATTATGCGTTTGTTTGAAGAGATCAATCAGCGTGGAACTACCGTTGTAATGGCAACACATAACCGTGAGATTGTTAATACGATTCGCCGCCGTGTCATCGCGATTGAAGCTGGTGAAATTGCCCGCGATGAACAGAGAGGGGAATACGGTTATGAAGATTAG
- a CDS encoding iron-containing alcohol dehydrogenase, with protein sequence MNNFVYHNPTQLIFGKGQLSQLSKKIETLGKNILLVYGGGSIKKTGLYDKIIAICAEQGSNVTELFGVEPNPRLHTVKKGIDLCHSNQIDWILAVGGGSVIDAAKAIAVGAVYDGDVWDFYTQKARAKKALPLGTVLTLAATGSEMNMGSVITNWDTKEKHGAGTTFPHFSILDPEHTFSVPRDQTIYGICDIMSHVFEQYFSHTPEIPLQTRIAESILKTVIENAERVLQHPEDFDARSQLLYAGTMALNGTLAMGVTTDWATHGIEHAVSAVYDIPHGGGLAIIFPNWMRYVYKENLDRFKRFATEVWDVNPSGKTDEEIALEGISKLEAFFTQIGAPRRLADYKITDELLDLMAEKAVPFGPIGAFKPLQKEDVREILRMSL encoded by the coding sequence ATGAATAATTTTGTGTATCACAATCCCACTCAGCTTATTTTTGGAAAAGGTCAACTAAGCCAATTATCTAAGAAGATTGAGACACTAGGAAAAAATATTCTGCTGGTATACGGTGGCGGGAGCATTAAAAAGACGGGTTTATACGATAAGATTATAGCCATCTGTGCCGAGCAAGGTAGTAACGTCACGGAGTTATTCGGCGTTGAGCCAAATCCTCGACTCCATACCGTCAAAAAGGGTATTGATCTTTGTCACAGTAATCAAATTGATTGGATTTTAGCAGTAGGCGGCGGAAGCGTGATTGATGCTGCCAAAGCAATAGCAGTAGGTGCTGTCTATGATGGCGATGTCTGGGATTTCTATACGCAAAAAGCCAGAGCAAAGAAGGCCCTTCCTCTTGGTACGGTCCTCACCTTAGCTGCTACCGGCTCTGAAATGAACATGGGTAGCGTCATCACCAATTGGGACACAAAAGAGAAGCACGGGGCAGGTACAACGTTCCCACACTTCTCTATTTTAGATCCTGAGCATACCTTTAGCGTTCCGCGTGATCAAACTATTTACGGCATATGCGATATCATGTCACATGTATTTGAACAGTATTTCTCACATACGCCTGAAATTCCATTGCAAACACGCATTGCTGAATCCATTTTAAAGACAGTCATCGAAAATGCAGAACGTGTCTTACAGCATCCTGAAGATTTTGATGCCAGATCACAATTACTTTACGCTGGTACCATGGCTTTAAATGGTACGTTAGCGATGGGCGTTACAACTGACTGGGCTACACATGGCATCGAGCATGCCGTCAGTGCCGTGTATGATATTCCACACGGTGGGGGACTTGCAATCATCTTCCCTAACTGGATGAGATATGTATATAAAGAAAATCTAGACCGATTCAAGCGTTTCGCAACAGAAGTATGGGACGTAAATCCGTCAGGAAAAACAGACGAGGAGATTGCCTTAGAGGGTATCTCGAAATTAGAAGCCTTCTTTACTCAAATCGGAGCACCTCGTCGCTTGGCTGATTATAAGATTACCGATGAACTCCTTGATCTCATGGCAGAAAAAGCTGTGCCTTTTGGACCAATTGGCGCTTTTAAACCACTTCAAAAAGAGGACGTGCGGGAAATTTTGCGCATGAGTTTGTAA
- the argH gene encoding argininosuccinate lyase — protein MKLWGGRFTKPTNQLVDEYTASISFDQKLWRQDIVGSSAHVAMLGKCGILSMDEVRQIIAGLKQVKEKIERKQVQFEIVHEDIHMNIEKLLIEEIGPLGGKLHTGRSRNDQVALDMHLYLRERLMEIIELSMYLQEALLEQAQNHLETVMPGYTHLQRAQPVLFGYHLMAYVSMLQRDLERMQDSFKRVNILPLGAGALAGTTFPIDRQFVASMLQFDGIYQNSMDAVSDRDFIVEFLANASLLMTHLSRLCEELVIWSSQEFSFIELDDAFCTGSSIMPQKKNPDVAELVRGKTGRVYGNLMGMLTVLKGLPLAYNKDMQEDKEGMFDTVETLHGALALLTPMIASMQVKTEKMRKAVTQDFSNATDLADYLVTKQIPFRQAHEIVGNAVLYCIERQKYLLDLSLEEFQEFSPLIEQDVYQALDIDTVVNARNVLGGTAKQQVEQQIQYYQQQGKENKAWVATHSQKVMVEALVDIKSPVV, from the coding sequence ATGAAGCTCTGGGGAGGACGTTTTACTAAACCAACCAATCAACTTGTAGATGAATATACAGCCTCTATTTCTTTCGATCAAAAGCTATGGCGTCAGGACATTGTAGGTAGCTCGGCGCATGTAGCGATGCTTGGGAAATGTGGCATTCTTTCTATGGATGAGGTACGTCAGATTATTGCTGGACTGAAGCAGGTAAAAGAAAAAATCGAGCGGAAGCAGGTTCAATTTGAAATAGTGCATGAAGATATTCATATGAATATTGAGAAACTATTAATTGAAGAAATTGGTCCTTTAGGTGGCAAGTTGCACACAGGTAGAAGCCGTAATGATCAGGTAGCGCTAGATATGCATTTGTATCTACGCGAAAGATTGATGGAAATAATCGAGCTAAGCATGTATTTACAAGAAGCTTTATTGGAACAGGCTCAGAATCATTTGGAGACCGTTATGCCTGGGTACACTCATTTGCAGCGTGCGCAGCCTGTGCTGTTTGGCTACCATTTGATGGCATACGTGTCCATGCTACAACGTGATTTAGAACGGATGCAGGATTCATTTAAAAGGGTAAATATATTACCCCTTGGAGCAGGGGCACTTGCTGGAACTACCTTCCCGATAGATCGACAATTTGTTGCTTCTATGCTTCAGTTTGACGGGATTTATCAAAATAGCATGGATGCAGTAAGCGACCGAGATTTTATTGTAGAGTTTTTAGCGAATGCCTCCTTATTAATGACGCATCTCTCTCGGTTGTGCGAAGAACTAGTTATTTGGAGCAGTCAGGAGTTTTCCTTCATTGAATTAGATGATGCGTTTTGCACTGGTTCAAGCATTATGCCGCAAAAGAAGAACCCTGATGTAGCAGAGCTTGTCCGCGGAAAGACTGGACGTGTCTATGGTAATCTAATGGGAATGTTAACGGTACTAAAAGGATTACCACTCGCTTATAACAAAGACATGCAAGAAGATAAAGAGGGCATGTTTGATACAGTGGAGACTTTACACGGTGCATTGGCTCTGTTAACGCCGATGATTGCCAGCATGCAGGTAAAAACAGAGAAGATGCGAAAGGCGGTCACGCAGGATTTCTCCAATGCGACTGACTTGGCAGATTATCTGGTAACGAAACAAATTCCGTTCAGACAGGCACATGAGATTGTGGGGAATGCGGTTCTCTATTGCATCGAGCGTCAAAAGTATCTGCTCGATCTTTCCTTAGAGGAATTTCAGGAATTTTCCCCACTTATCGAGCAGGATGTGTACCAAGCACTAGATATTGATACGGTAGTAAATGCACGTAATGTATTAGGTGGAACTGCCAAGCAACAGGTCGAACAGCAGATTCAATATTATCAGCAGCAAGGAAAAGAAAACAAAGCTTGGGTGGCAACACATAGTCAGAAGGTTATGGTGGAAGCCCTGGTGGACATTAAATCACCTGTAGTGTAG
- a CDS encoding argininosuccinate synthase translates to MANEKIVLAYSGGLDTSVAIKWLQDTYNYDVIAVALDVGEGKDLEFVQKKAMQVGAYKSIVVDAKEAFANEYVLPALQANAMYEGKYPLVSALSRYLISKILIEIAEQEGAVAVAHGCTGKGNDQVRFDISFTALNPNIQIVAPVREWGWTRDEEIEYAQKNNIPIPINLDNPYSIDQNLWGRSCECGVLEDPWAAPPEGAYELTASIDNAPDQAEEIEISFTKGVPTALNGEAMTLAELILALNKIAGKHGVGRIDHVENRLVGIKSREVYETPAATTLILAHRELEFLTQPREVAQFKPIVEQKMAQVIYEGLWYSPIRPALQAFIKETQQNVTGVVRVKLHKGHAIVVGRKSEASLYSHELATYNSGDQFDHKAALGFIKLWGLPTKVYSQINGTSINLSNTELESHSVNDASTSTTKTAKEAIMP, encoded by the coding sequence ATGGCAAACGAGAAAATTGTATTAGCGTATTCTGGTGGTTTAGACACTTCTGTAGCAATAAAATGGTTGCAAGATACTTATAACTATGACGTAATCGCGGTAGCCCTCGATGTAGGAGAAGGAAAAGATCTAGAGTTTGTCCAAAAAAAAGCGATGCAAGTCGGTGCATATAAATCCATTGTAGTAGACGCGAAGGAAGCTTTCGCAAATGAATATGTTTTACCAGCCTTACAAGCAAATGCAATGTATGAAGGCAAATATCCGCTGGTTTCGGCTCTATCTCGGTACTTGATTTCTAAAATATTGATTGAGATTGCTGAACAGGAAGGTGCAGTAGCTGTGGCTCATGGTTGCACCGGTAAAGGAAACGATCAAGTGCGTTTCGATATTTCCTTTACTGCTTTGAATCCAAATATTCAAATTGTTGCTCCGGTTCGTGAATGGGGCTGGACACGTGATGAAGAAATTGAGTATGCACAGAAGAATAACATTCCAATCCCGATCAATCTGGATAATCCCTATTCAATCGATCAAAACCTTTGGGGTAGAAGCTGCGAATGCGGTGTTCTAGAAGATCCGTGGGCTGCACCACCTGAGGGAGCTTATGAATTAACTGCCTCGATTGACAATGCGCCAGATCAAGCGGAAGAGATTGAGATCAGTTTTACAAAAGGTGTTCCAACTGCTTTAAATGGGGAAGCAATGACGTTAGCTGAGCTCATTCTAGCTTTAAATAAGATCGCAGGCAAACATGGAGTCGGCCGGATTGATCACGTGGAAAATCGCTTAGTAGGTATTAAATCTCGTGAGGTGTATGAGACGCCTGCTGCTACTACGCTAATTTTAGCACATCGGGAACTGGAATTTTTGACGCAACCGCGTGAAGTGGCTCAATTCAAACCAATCGTGGAGCAAAAAATGGCTCAGGTGATTTATGAGGGCCTCTGGTATTCACCGATCCGTCCCGCTTTGCAAGCGTTCATTAAAGAAACCCAGCAAAATGTAACAGGCGTTGTTCGTGTCAAGTTGCATAAAGGCCATGCTATCGTCGTCGGACGTAAATCAGAGGCGTCACTGTACAGTCACGAATTGGCTACCTATAATTCTGGGGATCAATTCGATCATAAGGCAGCACTTGGATTTATCAAATTGTGGGGATTGCCAACAAAAGTATATTCACAGATTAATGGTACTTCTATAAACCTGAGCAATACCGAGCTTGAAAGTCACTCTGTTAATGACGCTTCTACGTCTACGACGAAAACAGCAAAGGAAGCGATCATGCCATGA
- the argF gene encoding ornithine carbamoyltransferase, protein MKPVKTLDLYADIQLSHYKGKSTLQIDEWNREEILGLLHYASQIKAMQKSGKVYQPLAGKTLAMIFTKSSTRTRVSFEVGMYQLGGSSLFLTDKDLQLGRGETISDTAKILSSYVDGIMIRTHAHEDVIELAKHASVPVINGLTDLYHPCQALADLLTIQEHKGKLQGMKLAFIGDGNNVANSLVLAAVILGLDVRVATPPGYEMQEAIVQKAQEYAVQYGGKFLMTHDASVAVDQADVIYTDVWTSMGFEEENEQRLKDFAAYQVNKALVAKADSAYIFMHCLPVHRGEEVTAEIIDGPHSVVFEEAENRLHAQKALLASVM, encoded by the coding sequence ATGAAGCCTGTGAAGACCTTGGATCTCTATGCAGACATTCAGCTATCTCACTATAAAGGAAAAAGTACGCTACAGATTGATGAGTGGAATAGAGAAGAGATACTTGGCCTACTACATTATGCCAGCCAAATCAAGGCCATGCAAAAAAGCGGTAAGGTATATCAGCCATTAGCTGGGAAAACGTTAGCGATGATTTTTACTAAATCCTCCACGCGTACTCGTGTCTCTTTTGAAGTTGGTATGTATCAATTAGGAGGGAGCAGTCTATTTTTGACTGATAAAGATCTACAGTTAGGCCGTGGTGAAACGATTTCAGATACAGCTAAGATTTTATCTAGTTATGTAGATGGTATCATGATTCGAACCCATGCCCACGAAGATGTGATAGAACTGGCAAAGCACGCCAGCGTACCTGTTATTAATGGGCTAACCGACCTGTATCATCCTTGTCAGGCTTTGGCTGATCTTTTAACTATACAAGAACACAAAGGCAAGTTGCAGGGAATGAAACTGGCTTTCATCGGGGACGGAAATAATGTGGCGAATTCACTTGTATTAGCAGCGGTTATCCTTGGATTAGATGTACGTGTCGCTACTCCTCCAGGCTACGAGATGCAAGAAGCTATTGTTCAAAAGGCACAAGAATATGCTGTACAGTATGGTGGAAAATTTTTAATGACTCATGATGCAAGTGTGGCTGTTGATCAGGCTGACGTTATTTACACAGATGTATGGACCAGTATGGGTTTTGAAGAAGAAAATGAGCAACGATTAAAAGATTTTGCGGCATATCAGGTAAATAAAGCACTGGTAGCCAAAGCTGATTCTGCCTATATCTTTATGCACTGCCTACCTGTGCACCGAGGTGAAGAGGTGACAGCAGAGATTATTGATGGCCCTCATTCTGTTGTGTTTGAGGAAGCGGAAAATCGTCTTCATGCACAAAAAGCATTACTAGCATCTGTGATGTAG
- the carB gene encoding carbamoyl-phosphate synthase (glutamine-hydrolyzing) large subunit encodes MPKQKHIHKVLVIGSGPIVIGQAAEFDYSGAQACLSLKEEGVEVVLVNNNPATIMTDEQIADKVFLEPLTVASVTKIIQQEQPDGLLPTLGGQTGLNLAVELAEAGVLDRYGVALLGTPLTAIQNGEDRELFKRMMQQINEPVPESITVSTVEEALHFANQIGYPVIVRPAYTLGGAGGGIAADQQALGQIAEQGLAASPIQQVLVERSVKGWKEIEYEVMRDENDTCIIVCNMENMDPVGVHTGDSIVVAPSQTLTDRQYQMLRSVSTKVIRALGVVGGCNIQFALDPYSDRYYLIEVNPRVSRSSALASKATGYPIARIAAKLALGYHLDEVLNPITGYTYASFEPALDYVVVKIPRWPFDKFPLADRNLGTQMKATGEVMAIARTFEAALLKAVRSLEIGCHYLYRKDVASLSAKELEKALDTATDIRLFALAEAMRRGMSVQEIHTKTEIDSFFLDHIEHIIHWEKRLEKSCFETLSIEELSDCKALGFTDQTIAWMMNVPVSEIWKKREKWGLMPVYNMVDTCAGEFEAETAYYYSTWQGKNEVAPLPSKKLLVLGSGPIRIGQGIEFDYCSVHAAKALQKQQLKAIVVNNNPETVSTDYETADHLYFEPLHVEDVLHVAKQEAVAGVLVQFGGQTAINLAGALEEAGLIVLGTSLEQMKRVEDRELFYQMLQTLNIPHIPGKGVYSTEEAIHVANGIGYPVLLRPSYVIGGQGMTVVHNENELRAAMQSWIHEQVDRSCFPLLIDQFISGMEVELDAVCDGYDVLIPGIFEHVEKAGVHSGDSIALFPAQHLTDQQKRIMVHYTKRIAKEMQAIGLINIQFVLKDSTIYVLEVNPRASRTVPITSKVTNIPMVELAVRASLGERLAEMGYLLGLSQDIDFFVVKAPVFSSTKLVGVDPSLGPEMKSTGEILGLGRTLSEAFGKAFAYKEQTNKWLTSGDGIFLSLNDADKASVLPYLKERKEMGIHIYATEGTAHYLTNHGIEITQISEGVRDYTALVKAGLIQTALITATKGNQAERKGFQLRSLSVQHSITLFTVVETFVAYLQISQEKGSESNEACEDLGSLCRHSAISL; translated from the coding sequence GATTGCAGATAAAGTCTTTCTGGAGCCGTTAACAGTGGCTTCTGTAACGAAAATCATTCAACAGGAACAACCAGATGGATTGTTGCCAACACTAGGCGGTCAGACTGGACTCAATCTAGCTGTGGAATTGGCCGAGGCAGGTGTATTAGATCGTTATGGGGTGGCTTTACTAGGGACACCCTTGACTGCTATTCAAAATGGTGAAGATCGCGAGTTATTTAAACGCATGATGCAACAAATTAATGAACCTGTTCCTGAAAGTATAACAGTGAGTACTGTGGAGGAAGCCTTACATTTTGCTAATCAGATTGGCTATCCAGTGATTGTACGTCCTGCCTACACACTCGGAGGTGCTGGGGGCGGAATTGCTGCTGATCAACAGGCTCTAGGACAGATTGCCGAGCAAGGACTAGCGGCAAGTCCTATCCAACAGGTGTTAGTGGAACGAAGTGTAAAGGGATGGAAAGAAATTGAATATGAAGTCATGCGAGATGAGAATGATACCTGCATTATCGTTTGTAATATGGAAAATATGGACCCAGTTGGTGTACATACGGGAGACAGTATCGTTGTAGCACCTTCTCAAACCTTAACAGATCGTCAGTATCAAATGTTGCGTAGTGTTTCAACTAAGGTGATTCGGGCGTTAGGCGTAGTGGGTGGTTGCAATATTCAATTTGCGTTGGATCCGTATTCAGATCGTTATTATTTGATTGAAGTAAATCCACGGGTCAGCCGTTCCTCTGCCTTGGCTTCTAAAGCGACTGGCTATCCGATTGCGAGAATTGCCGCAAAATTGGCGTTAGGCTATCACTTGGATGAGGTGCTAAACCCAATCACCGGCTATACCTATGCTAGCTTTGAACCAGCACTGGACTATGTGGTGGTCAAAATTCCACGTTGGCCGTTTGATAAATTCCCATTAGCTGATCGTAATCTAGGAACACAAATGAAGGCAACGGGCGAGGTGATGGCAATCGCTCGAACCTTTGAAGCCGCTTTGTTAAAGGCCGTTCGTTCTTTAGAGATTGGCTGTCACTACCTGTACAGAAAAGATGTTGCGTCCCTATCCGCAAAAGAGTTGGAGAAGGCTCTGGATACCGCTACTGATATTCGTTTATTTGCTTTAGCAGAAGCCATGCGCCGAGGTATGAGTGTACAGGAGATTCACACTAAAACAGAGATTGACTCTTTCTTTTTAGATCATATCGAGCACATTATTCATTGGGAGAAAAGATTGGAGAAATCATGCTTTGAAACGTTGAGCATAGAGGAATTGAGCGATTGTAAGGCGCTTGGATTCACGGATCAGACTATCGCTTGGATGATGAATGTTCCTGTAAGTGAAATCTGGAAAAAACGTGAGAAATGGGGCCTCATGCCTGTCTATAACATGGTTGATACGTGTGCGGGAGAATTTGAGGCAGAGACAGCTTATTATTATTCCACCTGGCAAGGCAAGAATGAAGTGGCACCGTTACCCTCTAAAAAATTATTGGTGCTAGGCTCTGGCCCCATCCGTATCGGGCAAGGCATCGAATTTGATTATTGCTCTGTTCATGCAGCTAAGGCTTTGCAAAAACAGCAACTGAAAGCCATCGTAGTCAACAATAATCCAGAGACAGTGAGTACCGATTACGAGACTGCCGATCATCTTTACTTTGAACCTTTGCATGTAGAAGATGTGCTACATGTAGCTAAGCAAGAAGCAGTAGCTGGTGTACTTGTTCAATTTGGTGGGCAGACTGCTATTAATTTGGCTGGTGCTTTGGAAGAAGCGGGGCTGATAGTTTTGGGAACTTCTTTGGAACAAATGAAGCGAGTTGAGGATCGAGAGCTATTTTATCAGATGCTTCAAACGCTAAACATTCCTCACATACCGGGGAAAGGTGTCTATTCCACTGAAGAGGCGATTCATGTAGCTAATGGCATCGGCTATCCTGTGCTACTTCGTCCTTCGTATGTCATTGGCGGTCAGGGAATGACGGTTGTGCATAATGAGAACGAGCTACGTGCAGCTATGCAAAGCTGGATTCATGAACAAGTTGATAGAAGTTGCTTTCCGTTGTTGATAGATCAATTTATCTCGGGTATGGAAGTGGAGCTTGATGCGGTATGTGATGGCTATGACGTGTTAATCCCAGGAATTTTTGAACACGTTGAGAAAGCAGGGGTACATTCTGGAGATAGTATTGCGTTGTTTCCTGCTCAGCATCTCACAGACCAACAGAAGCGGATTATGGTGCATTATACCAAGAGGATCGCTAAGGAAATGCAAGCCATTGGATTAATCAATATCCAATTCGTACTAAAGGATTCCACCATTTATGTATTAGAAGTAAATCCGCGTGCATCACGGACAGTGCCGATTACGAGCAAGGTGACCAACATTCCGATGGTGGAACTGGCGGTGAGAGCTTCTCTTGGGGAGCGTTTGGCAGAGATGGGGTATCTGCTAGGACTTTCACAAGACATTGACTTTTTTGTTGTCAAAGCACCTGTATTTTCCTCTACTAAGCTAGTTGGTGTAGATCCTTCACTTGGACCTGAAATGAAATCAACAGGTGAGATACTAGGTCTTGGTAGAACATTATCAGAAGCATTTGGCAAGGCCTTTGCCTACAAGGAACAAACAAATAAATGGCTAACTAGTGGGGATGGGATATTTCTTTCGCTTAACGATGCTGACAAAGCAAGCGTACTACCTTATCTCAAGGAACGAAAAGAGATGGGCATTCACATCTATGCCACAGAAGGAACGGCACATTATTTGACCAACCATGGCATTGAAATTACACAAATAAGTGAAGGAGTACGTGATTATACGGCATTGGTGAAAGCAGGACTAATCCAGACGGCATTAATCACCGCCACAAAAGGAAATCAAGCAGAGCGCAAAGGGTTTCAATTGCGTAGCTTATCTGTTCAACATAGCATTACGTTGTTCACGGTTGTTGAGACGTTTGTGGCCTATCTACAAATAAGCCAAGAAAAGGGGAGCGAAAGTAATGAAGCCTGTGAAGACCTTGGATCTCTATGCAGACATTCAGCTATCTCACTATAA